From Vibrio crassostreae, one genomic window encodes:
- the metJ gene encoding met regulon transcriptional regulator MetJ encodes MADWNGEYISPYAEHGKKSEQVKKITVSIPLKVLKVLTDERTRRQINNLRHATNSELLCEAFLHAYTGQPLPTDEDLRKDRPDDIPAEVKKLMTEMGIEFEAFDEE; translated from the coding sequence ATGGCCGACTGGAATGGTGAATACATAAGCCCATATGCTGAGCATGGAAAGAAAAGCGAACAAGTAAAGAAGATTACAGTTTCTATCCCTCTAAAAGTGTTAAAGGTTCTAACTGACGAGCGTACTCGCCGCCAGATTAACAACCTACGCCATGCAACAAACAGTGAGCTACTGTGCGAAGCCTTTCTACATGCGTACACAGGCCAACCACTACCAACGGATGAAGACCTTCGTAAAGACCGCCCAGACGATATTCCTGCTGAAGTGAAAAAGCTGATGACAGAGATGGGTATCGAGTTCGAAGCGTTTGACGAAGAATAA
- a CDS encoding malic enzyme-like NAD(P)-binding protein, translating to MSEDSSQAQSSQELSPQEQFRQQALDYHEFPIPGKIAVELTKPANSAEDLALAYSPGVAEPVREIAQNVDNVYKYTGKGNMVAVISNGTAILGLGNLGPIASKPVMEGKALLFKRFAGLDSIDIEVKHRTIDEFVDTVANIADTFGGINLEDIKAPDCFEIERRLIERCDVPVFHDDQHGTAIVTAAGMLNAIELQGKKLEECKIVCLGAGAAAVACMELLIKCGAQREKIYMLDRKGVIHTRRDDLNEYKELFANNTDKRTLEDVIEGADLFLGVSGPNLLPAEALTLMADKPVVFACSNPDPEIKPELAHEVRSDLIMGTGRSDYPNQVNNVLCFPFIFRGALDVRASEINDEMKLAAVKAIRELAKEEVPAEVLAAAGETALEFGKGYIIPKPMDPRLLPRVAKAVAEAAVESGVARIEMPANYMA from the coding sequence ATGTCTGAAGACAGCAGCCAAGCTCAATCCTCTCAAGAATTATCGCCTCAAGAACAATTCCGTCAGCAAGCTCTTGATTATCATGAGTTCCCGATTCCAGGCAAAATTGCCGTAGAACTGACGAAGCCTGCAAACTCTGCAGAAGACCTAGCACTTGCATACAGCCCTGGTGTGGCTGAGCCTGTTCGCGAGATCGCACAGAACGTTGATAACGTCTATAAGTACACAGGTAAGGGCAACATGGTTGCTGTTATCTCTAACGGTACAGCGATTCTTGGCCTAGGTAACCTTGGTCCTATTGCTTCTAAACCTGTAATGGAAGGTAAAGCGCTACTGTTTAAGCGTTTTGCTGGTTTAGATTCTATCGATATTGAAGTAAAACACCGCACAATCGATGAGTTCGTTGATACGGTTGCGAATATTGCAGATACATTCGGCGGTATTAACCTGGAAGACATCAAAGCACCAGACTGTTTTGAGATTGAACGTCGTCTGATTGAGCGTTGTGATGTACCAGTATTCCACGATGACCAACACGGTACTGCGATTGTAACAGCAGCAGGTATGCTTAACGCGATCGAGCTTCAAGGTAAGAAGCTAGAAGAGTGTAAGATCGTTTGTCTAGGTGCTGGCGCAGCAGCGGTTGCGTGTATGGAACTACTGATTAAGTGTGGCGCTCAGCGTGAGAAGATCTACATGCTTGACCGTAAAGGTGTGATCCACACTCGTCGTGACGACCTAAACGAATACAAAGAGCTGTTCGCTAACAACACAGATAAGCGTACGCTTGAAGATGTTATCGAAGGCGCTGACCTGTTCTTGGGCGTATCAGGTCCTAACCTGCTTCCAGCTGAAGCACTAACGCTAATGGCTGATAAGCCAGTTGTGTTTGCATGTTCAAACCCAGATCCAGAGATCAAGCCAGAGCTTGCTCACGAAGTTCGTTCTGACCTTATCATGGGTACAGGCCGCAGTGATTACCCTAACCAAGTAAACAACGTACTTTGTTTCCCATTCATTTTCCGTGGTGCACTAGACGTGCGTGCAAGCGAAATCAATGACGAAATGAAGCTGGCAGCGGTTAAAGCGATTCGTGAACTGGCGAAAGAAGAAGTTCCGGCTGAAGTACTGGCAGCGGCGGGTGAAACTGCACTGGAATTTGGTAAAGGCTACATTATTCCTAAGCCAATGGACCCACGTCTACTTCCTCGCGTAGCAAAAGCAGTAGCAGAAGCGGCTGTTGAATCTGGCGTTGCTCGTATCGAAATGCCTGCTAACTACATGGCGTAG
- the rpmE gene encoding 50S ribosomal protein L31, producing the protein MKAGIHPEYKAVTATCSCGNTFEFNSTLAKESIHLDVCDKCHPFYTGKQRIVDTGGRVDRFNKRFGALSSKK; encoded by the coding sequence ATGAAAGCTGGAATCCACCCAGAATACAAAGCAGTTACTGCAACTTGTTCTTGCGGCAACACATTTGAGTTCAACTCAACTCTTGCAAAAGAATCTATCCACCTAGACGTATGTGACAAATGTCACCCGTTCTACACTGGTAAGCAACGTATCGTAGATACTGGCGGCCGTGTTGATCGCTTCAACAAGCGTTTCGGTGCTCTTTCTAGCAAGAAGTAA
- the priA gene encoding primosomal protein N', translated as MRPMIARVALPVPLDKQFDYKIPSHLFPIIGGRVSVPFGRQTLTGIVTALVNESEFELDKLKPIKALLDNQPVWPESVYSLLMWCSQFYQYPLGETFANALPSALRKGKAADFATLVEWQLTPSGKDQLMQGFGRAVKQAKVMHMLEQGPVPHQEFIDEEVGSAVLKTLEEKGWIESVEKKPKRQPWPVDLENDQDKPKLNAEQAIAIATVNSQTDFGCFLLEGVTGSGKTEVYLNMIKPILDQGKQALVLVPEIGLTPQTINRFKRRFNVPVEVIHSGLNDSERLNAWLSARDKIAGIVIGTRSALFTPFADLGIIIVDEEHDASYKQQDSLRYHARDVAIMRAHKAQIPVVLGSATPAFETLHNAQIGKYSYLTLTSRAGVALPTTNKVLDVKGEYLESGLSASLIAEMQRHLKAGNQVMLFLNRRGFSPALMCHDCGWTAECKRCDAYYTYHQYSNEMRCHHCGSQQHIVHNCQGCGSANLVTVGVGTEQLEAQLSQLFPEYKTIRIDRDSTRRKGSLESALESIRKGEFQILIGTQMLAKGHHFPDVTLVALLDVDGSLYSSDFRASERLAQLFIQVAGRAGRASKPGEVILQTHHPEHGLLQALLHKDYNHFAQTALAERKQAMLPPYTFMTLFRAEANDTRLVEEFLRQVRHTLESHPLFDQYCMVLGPTPAPLAKRAGKSRWQLILQTQTRSLMQKLLMSAKPAINMLPAAKKVRWSLDIEPQDLS; from the coding sequence ATGCGTCCAATGATTGCCCGCGTGGCACTGCCTGTTCCACTCGACAAGCAGTTCGATTACAAGATTCCTAGCCACCTATTTCCTATTATTGGTGGACGAGTCTCTGTGCCTTTTGGACGACAAACCTTAACCGGTATTGTAACGGCTCTGGTTAACGAATCTGAATTCGAGCTCGATAAGCTCAAACCCATTAAAGCCCTATTAGACAATCAGCCTGTTTGGCCGGAATCTGTCTATTCACTGTTAATGTGGTGCAGTCAATTTTATCAGTACCCTCTTGGCGAAACCTTTGCTAACGCCCTTCCGAGTGCTCTAAGAAAAGGCAAAGCCGCCGACTTCGCAACGCTGGTTGAGTGGCAGTTAACGCCATCAGGCAAAGACCAACTGATGCAAGGTTTTGGTCGCGCAGTCAAACAAGCCAAAGTGATGCACATGCTTGAGCAAGGCCCCGTTCCCCATCAAGAGTTCATTGATGAAGAAGTTGGCAGCGCCGTACTCAAGACACTAGAAGAGAAAGGCTGGATTGAATCGGTAGAGAAAAAGCCGAAGCGTCAGCCGTGGCCAGTTGATCTTGAAAACGACCAAGACAAACCTAAGCTCAATGCTGAACAAGCCATCGCGATTGCGACCGTAAATAGCCAAACCGACTTTGGTTGTTTCCTGTTAGAAGGCGTCACTGGCTCAGGTAAGACCGAGGTTTACCTGAATATGATTAAGCCGATTCTCGATCAAGGTAAACAAGCGTTAGTACTCGTGCCTGAGATTGGCCTCACCCCTCAAACGATTAACCGCTTTAAGCGACGCTTTAATGTGCCTGTTGAGGTTATCCACTCGGGTTTAAACGATTCTGAGCGACTGAATGCTTGGTTATCGGCACGCGATAAAATAGCGGGCATCGTGATTGGTACCCGTTCAGCTCTGTTCACGCCGTTTGCTGATCTAGGCATTATCATTGTCGACGAAGAACACGATGCTTCTTATAAACAGCAAGACAGCCTTCGCTACCACGCTCGTGATGTGGCGATCATGCGTGCTCATAAAGCGCAGATCCCGGTTGTGTTAGGCTCGGCGACTCCGGCCTTTGAAACACTGCACAACGCTCAGATCGGTAAATACAGTTATCTCACCCTTACTTCACGTGCGGGTGTCGCACTGCCGACCACCAATAAGGTATTGGATGTTAAAGGTGAATATCTAGAAAGTGGCTTGTCTGCGTCGTTGATTGCAGAGATGCAAAGACACCTCAAAGCAGGCAACCAAGTGATGCTGTTCCTCAATCGCCGCGGGTTTTCTCCCGCATTGATGTGTCACGATTGTGGTTGGACTGCCGAGTGTAAACGTTGTGATGCTTACTATACCTATCACCAATACAGTAATGAGATGCGCTGCCACCACTGTGGTTCTCAGCAGCATATCGTGCACAATTGCCAAGGTTGTGGGTCTGCGAACTTAGTGACAGTGGGTGTCGGTACCGAGCAGTTAGAGGCTCAGCTTAGCCAACTATTCCCTGAATACAAAACCATTCGTATTGACCGCGACAGCACCCGCCGTAAAGGCAGCTTAGAAAGCGCACTCGAGTCGATTCGTAAGGGTGAATTCCAAATTCTTATCGGCACGCAGATGCTTGCTAAGGGTCATCATTTCCCTGATGTGACACTTGTGGCGTTATTGGATGTCGATGGCTCTTTATATAGCAGTGACTTCCGAGCGTCTGAACGTCTTGCCCAGCTATTCATCCAAGTAGCGGGACGCGCAGGACGAGCAAGCAAACCCGGTGAGGTGATCTTACAGACTCACCACCCAGAACATGGGTTGCTGCAAGCTTTGCTGCATAAAGACTACAACCACTTTGCTCAGACGGCGCTGGCAGAACGTAAGCAGGCAATGTTACCGCCTTATACCTTTATGACTCTGTTTAGAGCAGAAGCCAATGACACTCGCTTGGTGGAAGAGTTCTTGCGTCAGGTTCGTCACACATTGGAATCGCACCCGCTGTTTGATCAATATTGTATGGTGCTAGGACCAACCCCAGCCCCATTAGCAAAACGAGCAGGCAAATCGCGCTGGCAGTTAATCTTACAGACTCAAACTCGCTCGTTAATGCAGAAGCTATTAATGAGCGCTAAGCCGGCAATTAATATGTTACCCGCCGCGAAAAAAGTTCGTTGGTCACTCGACATAGAGCCGCAAGATCTGAGCTAA